The Candidatus Aminicenantes bacterium genome has a segment encoding these proteins:
- a CDS encoding EutN/CcmL family microcompartment protein — MQLGKIVGTVVSSHKEQKLAGLKFLLVRFLDLELKPAGGSVVAVDGVGAGVGEVVLVASGSSARLTSFTEGKPVDAVIMAIVDVLEIEGRERYRKGGSD; from the coding sequence ATGCAGTTAGGAAAAATAGTCGGTACGGTGGTGTCCAGCCACAAGGAACAGAAATTGGCCGGCCTCAAATTCCTTCTGGTCAGATTCCTGGACCTCGAGTTGAAACCCGCGGGCGGATCGGTGGTCGCCGTGGACGGCGTGGGGGCGGGGGTCGGCGAAGTGGTTTTGGTGGCCTCGGGCAGTTCCGCCCGCCTGACCTCCTTCACCGAAGGCAAGCCGGTGGATGCGGTGATCATGGCCATCGTCGATGTGCTGGAAATCGAGGGCCGGGAGCGCTACCGCAAGGGGGGAAGCGATTGA
- a CDS encoding BMC domain-containing protein, producing MSDALGLIETKGFAAMVEAADAMVKAAKVELVGYEKIGGGYTTAIVRGDVAAVKAATEAGARAAGKVGEVVSIHVIPRPHDNVDEALPLGRQGKGGKAKA from the coding sequence ATGTCTGATGCACTGGGATTGATTGAAACCAAAGGATTTGCTGCCATGGTCGAGGCGGCCGACGCCATGGTCAAGGCCGCCAAGGTGGAACTGGTGGGCTATGAAAAGATCGGCGGCGGCTACACCACCGCCATCGTGCGCGGCGATGTGGCCGCGGTCAAGGCGGCCACCGAGGCGGGAGCCCGCGCGGCCGGGAAAGTGGGAGAAGTTGTCTCCATCCACGTTATTCCCCGTCCCCATGACAACGTGGATGAGGCCCTGCCCCTCGGCCGCCAAGGAAAAGGCGGCAAAGCCAAGGCATAA
- a CDS encoding UDP-3-O-acyl-N-acetylglucosamine deacetylase yields PIDDGSAINLCEFIKECGIVEQEEIIPDIEITQTLLIGDESTEGKFIKIEPCDVFTVRYTCIYPEPLGRQSYEFAMRSAEDFQREIAPARTYGFVDDFNKLSDMGLAEGGRMNNFILIDKDKIINTTLRFPEELARHKILDIIGDFYLLGRPIRGKITAQKTGHTDNTKMVNLVKETFLKKT; encoded by the coding sequence CCCATCGACGACGGCTCGGCCATCAATCTGTGCGAGTTCATCAAGGAATGCGGCATCGTCGAGCAGGAAGAGATCATCCCCGATATCGAGATCACGCAAACGCTGCTCATCGGCGACGAATCGACCGAGGGCAAGTTCATCAAGATCGAACCGTGCGACGTGTTCACCGTCCGCTACACCTGCATCTACCCCGAGCCCCTCGGCCGGCAGAGCTACGAATTTGCCATGCGCTCGGCTGAGGATTTCCAGCGTGAGATCGCCCCGGCCAGGACCTACGGTTTTGTCGACGATTTCAACAAGCTCAGCGACATGGGCTTGGCCGAAGGCGGCCGGATGAACAATTTCATCCTGATCGACAAGGACAAGATCATCAATACCACCCTGCGTTTTCCCGAAGAATTGGCCCGGCACAAGATCCTGGACATCATCGGCGATTTTTACCTGCTGGGCCGTCCGATCCGGGGAAAAATCACCGCCCAGAAAACCGGCCATACCGACAACACCAAGATGGTGAACCTGGTCAAGGAGACATTCCTGAAGAAGACCTGA